One stretch of Centroberyx gerrardi isolate f3 chromosome 13, fCenGer3.hap1.cur.20231027, whole genome shotgun sequence DNA includes these proteins:
- the foxq1a gene encoding forkhead box protein Q1a, with product MKLEVLCGGHYDMKPLEMSSDAEGSVRSPLSGEEELGSDGDCVAHSPPPVTPCAESKGKPYTRRPKPPFSYIALIAMAIRDSTTGRLTLAEINDYLMKKFPFFRGSYTGWRNSVRHNLSLNDCFLKVLRDPSRPWGKDNYWMLNPHSEYTFADGVFRRRRKRINTKKLIKEQEVSEHAEDSQSAPPSAPVTKTESCAKFTSSFAIDSILSKPFKRDRSEDDSPVLPAFKWPCYTDLLMPHSNPPASFPYVKSACHMDSCAAHVLHAYSGGLLSKGGHRKYSLAAPELHLDSSLTPAVPMLSTLMADVYNPLKIINMM from the coding sequence ATGAAATTAGAGGTGTTGTGTGGAGGCCACTATGACATGAAACCTCTGGAGATGTCCAGTGATGCAGAGGGCAGTGtgcgctctcctctctctggtgAGGAGGAGTTGGGGTCGGATGGGGACTGCGTGgcgcacagccctccacctgtcactCCATGCGCCGAGAGCAAGGGGAAACCGTACACACGGAGACCCAAGCCCCCGTTCTCATACATCGCACTCATCGCCATGGCTATCCGGGACTCCACCACTGGACGTCTGACTTTGGCGGAAATAAACGACTACCTGATGAAGAAGTTCCCGTTCTTTAGGGGCAGCTACACCGGCTGGAGGAACTCGGTTCGACACAACTTATCTCTTAACGACTGCTTTCTGAAGGTGCTCCGGGACCCGTCCAGACCGTGGGGAAAGGACAATTACTGGATGCTTAATCCTCACAGTGAATACACGTTTGCTGATGGAGTATTCCGGCGCAGAAGAAAGCGCATTAATACCAAAAAGTTAATCAAGGAGCAAGAGGTGTCCGAGCATGCAGAGGACTCGCAGAGCGCCCCGCCGTCCGCGCCCGTCACTAAAACGGAATCCTGTGCCAAGTTTACCAGTTCATTTGCTATAGACAGTATCCTCAGCAAACCATTCAAGAGGGACAGAAGCGAAGACGATTCTCCAGTTCTCCCTGCCTTCAAGTGGCCGTGCTACACAGATTTACTGATGCCTCATTCAAATCCACCTGCCTCCTTTCCATACGTCAAGTCAGCGTGCCATATGGACTCCTGTGCTGCGCATGTGTTACACGCCTATAGCGGTGGGCTGCTTTCAAAGGGGGGGCATCGCAAATACAGTCTTGCAGCACCAGAATTACATTTGGACTCATCTTTAACTCCTGCAGTCCCGATGCTATCTACCTTAATGGCAGATGTGTACAACCCACTAAAAATCATCAATATGATGTGA
- the foxf2a gene encoding forkhead box protein F2a isoform X2 — protein MTTESSQQHLDPPNPLRSSPTAGALNAALLSAQPVMESAHNASAKGKKGNSGLRRPEKPPYSYIALIVMAIQSSPTKRLTLSEIYQFLQARFPFFRGSYQGWKNSVRHNLSLNECFIKLPKGLGRPGKGHYWTIDPGSEFMFEEGSFRRRPRGFRRKCQALKPMYRMMNGIGFGASMLPQNFDFQSPSASLACHNSYNIDLMGNTVPGSFEGLGGGHHVPHMSPSSGSSYMAACQVASNADYCADSSSSPLQSSPAMVGTMDCQSPYANAASHWTSPGVSSYIKQQSLASNSPTSSALHSGMSSYSLEPSYLHHNARDSSDIAAPVDLITTRFITITKACIRT, from the exons ATGACGACTGAGAGCTCCCAGCAACATCTGGACCCACCTAATCCTCTGCGCTCCAGTCCAACTGCCGGTGCTTTGAACGCAGCTCTGCTGAGCGCACAGCCAGTGATGGAGAGCGCACACAACGCATCAGCCAAAGGGAAAAAGGGGAACTCTGGCTTGAGGCGACCTGAAAAACCTCCCTATTCATATATTGCCCTCATTGTGATGGCAATTCAGAGCTCACCGACCAAGAGACTTACTCTGAGTGAAATCTATCAGTTCCTGCAGGCCCGCTTCCCCTTCTTTAGGGGATCATACCAGGGCTGGAAAAACTCCGTCCGACACAACCTGTCTCTGAACGAGTGCTTCATAAAGCTGCCCAAAGGTCTCGGCAGACCCGGCAAGGGGCACTACTGGACTATCGACCCGGGTAGCGAGTTTATGTTCGAGGAGGGCTCCTTTCGTCGCAGACCCCGGGGGTTCCGTAGGAAATGCCAAGCTCTGAAACCCATGTACAGGATGATGAACGGTATCGGGTTTGGCGCGTCTATGCTGCCACAAAACTTTGATTTCCAATCACCGTCTGCCTCATTAGCATGCCATAACAGCTACAACATAGACTTGATGGGTAACACTGTGCCAGGTAGCTTCGAGGGACTCGGAGGGGGGCATCATGTGCCACATATGTCACCAAGCTCCGGGTCATCTTATATGGCTGCGTGTCAGGTGGCGTCTAATGCGGACTATTGCGCGGACAGCAGTAGCAGCCCCTTGCAATCCTCCCCAGCGATGGTCGGGACTATGGACTGTCAGTCGCCTTACGCCAATGCCGCCTCACACTGGACTTCACCTGGTGTGTCTTCATACATCAAACAGCAGTCTCTGGCGTCAAACAGTCCCACTTCCTCTGCTTTGCACTCGGGAATGTCATCTTACTCTCTGGAACCAAGCTATCTTCACCATAACGCACGAGATTCTTCTGACATTGCAG cACCGGTGGATCTTATTACCACCCgcttcatcaccatcaccaaAGCGTGTATCAGGACGTAA
- the foxf2a gene encoding forkhead box protein F2a isoform X1, with amino-acid sequence MTTESSQQHLDPPNPLRSSPTAGALNAALLSAQPVMESAHNASAKGKKGNSGLRRPEKPPYSYIALIVMAIQSSPTKRLTLSEIYQFLQARFPFFRGSYQGWKNSVRHNLSLNECFIKLPKGLGRPGKGHYWTIDPGSEFMFEEGSFRRRPRGFRRKCQALKPMYRMMNGIGFGASMLPQNFDFQSPSASLACHNSYNIDLMGNTVPGSFEGLGGGHHVPHMSPSSGSSYMAACQVASNADYCADSSSSPLQSSPAMVGTMDCQSPYANAASHWTSPGVSSYIKQQSLASNSPTSSALHSGMSSYSLEPSYLHHNARDSSDIAVGLSRYSSHSAPVCDRKDFVLNLNGISSLHPSTGGSYYHPLHHHHQSVYQDVKPCVM; translated from the exons ATGACGACTGAGAGCTCCCAGCAACATCTGGACCCACCTAATCCTCTGCGCTCCAGTCCAACTGCCGGTGCTTTGAACGCAGCTCTGCTGAGCGCACAGCCAGTGATGGAGAGCGCACACAACGCATCAGCCAAAGGGAAAAAGGGGAACTCTGGCTTGAGGCGACCTGAAAAACCTCCCTATTCATATATTGCCCTCATTGTGATGGCAATTCAGAGCTCACCGACCAAGAGACTTACTCTGAGTGAAATCTATCAGTTCCTGCAGGCCCGCTTCCCCTTCTTTAGGGGATCATACCAGGGCTGGAAAAACTCCGTCCGACACAACCTGTCTCTGAACGAGTGCTTCATAAAGCTGCCCAAAGGTCTCGGCAGACCCGGCAAGGGGCACTACTGGACTATCGACCCGGGTAGCGAGTTTATGTTCGAGGAGGGCTCCTTTCGTCGCAGACCCCGGGGGTTCCGTAGGAAATGCCAAGCTCTGAAACCCATGTACAGGATGATGAACGGTATCGGGTTTGGCGCGTCTATGCTGCCACAAAACTTTGATTTCCAATCACCGTCTGCCTCATTAGCATGCCATAACAGCTACAACATAGACTTGATGGGTAACACTGTGCCAGGTAGCTTCGAGGGACTCGGAGGGGGGCATCATGTGCCACATATGTCACCAAGCTCCGGGTCATCTTATATGGCTGCGTGTCAGGTGGCGTCTAATGCGGACTATTGCGCGGACAGCAGTAGCAGCCCCTTGCAATCCTCCCCAGCGATGGTCGGGACTATGGACTGTCAGTCGCCTTACGCCAATGCCGCCTCACACTGGACTTCACCTGGTGTGTCTTCATACATCAAACAGCAGTCTCTGGCGTCAAACAGTCCCACTTCCTCTGCTTTGCACTCGGGAATGTCATCTTACTCTCTGGAACCAAGCTATCTTCACCATAACGCACGAGATTCTTCTGACATTGCAG TGGGACTGTCTCGATATTCCAGCCATTCGGCGCCCGTGTGCGACAGGAAGGATTTTGTTTTGAACCTAAACGGaatctcttccctccatcccagcACCGGTGGATCTTATTACCACCCgcttcatcaccatcaccaaAGCGTGTATCAGGACGTAAAGCCATGCGTGATGTGA